In Pelecanus crispus isolate bPelCri1 chromosome Z, bPelCri1.pri, whole genome shotgun sequence, the following are encoded in one genomic region:
- the HAUS6 gene encoding HAUS augmin-like complex subunit 6, with amino-acid sequence MGARWEKEHLWLFLLALGFNRATSKRVLVLGRKMFDKPNSSAFHAIVLFLFTKLDPSRTARVFGRYSFALGSCTDPGFRKQCSIWLKDIAKENKVYIPRFAPSSFISPVGPKIIHLLYWFTRYVAVEDMKKNSTGTDIPFAEAVKLRPKDRYMADARRRVAYNKLLQIFQKQDFVTQEYEKKAQLLSKEIQQIKSEYAVLQTQSCQMKQNDRNKNDRTERIQKVRSMWTVIMEMLTSLKKEKEIVDSVLDALEGCVGQCILDGTNVIVSVPPLLVHRVERDIHQICTGDVYEAEKLNFLTVIQLLNEALRTLRDERCQSELQVQLQVIENKITLHSKALQNLEAKRLKIEQQDCVSVSGSLSSNQEGWEVKWKSCLGHCPFNFILGQDPKFDLLRALPPHTFNLAEEDDDDNSVFCQRLLSVSDVSDSVHEVRYEKDGGALETTMDKLSPPPGCPGRFSSVPLEWSKASDNRDMLIEKNLHIETHKGKKKPVPPKILKNGKDESAISEVWENAGDHVIQAESPVKKEDPLKKASDELAEEVARTVVSESPQSGEEKGMALEDLLSSLALNPFVTRKQIPRTPENLLTEIRSSWRKAIKTEVSSDIELAPTELMIEEAPKDATPIMQKVADCMCSTLASPVPDADPPLSESKSQLSSTEFRPQEQMRISRVVESPILETPGMQESETTEEQELKCVVLNGSSVEDTEEQTSQCVKKSINTPDVCSENNSRTKVLSSDHFQGSLMEGKLHWNVSPLLSSIHCEAACLTIVDETLPEEIDNIDSNKSARSESDFDIMDSMYVTSSSKNEGDIKKSKLDLQSLFNTYKALEKAVSGSEEELHQTHNGGESVSCRSDQSIAPEKRERDELCSPLELFCLDEEFTKTPSPISLNERKYSLSSLLLSSQRLEEMASMVHEIPLDLLRKLKDEEQLNEKPGTKEPSSG; translated from the exons ATGGGCGCCCGGTGGGAGAAGGAGCATCTCTGGCTCTTCCTGCTGGCCCTGGGCTTCAACCGGGCGACTAGCAAAAGGGTCTTGGTGCTGGGACG GAAGATGTTTGATAAGCCAAACAGCAGCGCCTTTCATGCCATTGTCCTCTTCTTATTTACTAAGCTGGATCCATCCCGCACAGCACGAGTTTTCGG acgCTATTCCTTTGCACTAGGAAGCTGCACAGATCCTGGATTTAGGAAGCAGTGCTCTATATGGCTAAAAGATATTGCA aaggaaaacaaagtctATATTCCACGATTTGCACcttcttcatttatttctccTGTTGGTCCTAAAATTATTCACCTATTGTATTGGTTTACAAGATACGTAGCGGttgaagacatgaaaaaaaactCCACAG GTACTGATATACCTTTTGCTGAAGCTGTAAAGTTGAGACCTAAGGATAGATACATGGCAGATGCAAGACGTAGAGTTGCATACAATAAACTTCTgcaaatttttcaaaagcaagattTTGTTACTCAAGAATATGAGAAAAAAGCACA GCTTTTAAGTAAAGAAATACAACAGATAAAGTCTGAATATGCAGTCCTTCAGACACAGTCTTGTCA GATGAAACAAAATGACCGAAACAAAAATGACAGAACTGAGAGAATTCAAAAG GTCCGCAGTATGTGGACAGTTATAATGGAAATGCTTACatctctgaaaaaggaaaaggaaattgtgGATTCTGTACTTGATGCACTTGAAGGTTGTGTTGGTCAGTGCATTTTAGATGGAACTAATGTTATTGTCAGTGTTCCACCACTGTTGGTTCACAGAGTTGAACGTGACATACACCAA ATTTGTACAGGAGATGTATATGAagctgaaaaactgaatttcttaACAGTCATTCAGTTATTAAATGAAGCCCTGAGGACACTGAGGGATGAACGTTGTCAGTCTGAATTACAAGTACAACTTCAGGTCATTGAGAATAAGATTACGCTTCACAGTAAAGCACTGCAGAATTTGGAAGCAAAGAG GCTAAAAATAGAGCAACAGGATTGTGTGTCAGTGAGTGGATCTCTTTCTAGCAATCAGGAAGGCTGGGAAGTGAAGTGGAAAAGCTGTCTTGGCCACTGtccttttaatttcatcttAGGTCAGGATCCA aaatttgatCTGCTAAGAGCTTTGCCACCCCATACTTTTAATCTTGCagaagaagatgatgatgacAATAGTGTCTTTTGTCAACGTCTACTATCAGTTTCAG ATGTTTCTGACTCCGTTCATGAAGTACGTTATGAGAAAGATGGTGGGGCACTGGAAACTACAATGGATAAGTTGTCACCACCACCAGGATG TCCAGGAAG GTTCTCTTCAGTGCCTTTGGAGTGGTCAAAAGCATCTGACAACAGAGACATGTTAATTGAAAAG AACTTGCATATTGAAActcacaaggggaaaaaaaagcctgtgccTCCAAAGAtcttaaaaaatggaaaggatGAGTCTGCCATTTCAGAAGTGTGGGAGAATGCAGGTGATCATGTTATCCAGGCAGAGTCTCCTGTCAAAAAAGAAGACCCTCTTAAGAAAGCCAGTGATGAACTGGCAGAAGAG GTTGCAAGAACAGTGGTATCTGAGTCACCTCAGAGtggtgaagaaaaaggaatggcATTAGAAGATCTCCTTAGCTCACTGGCTTTAAACCCATTTGTAACAAGGAAACAAATTCCCCGAACTCCAGAAAATCTGC TTACTGAAATTAGAAGCTCATGGAGAAAAGCTATTAAGACTGAGGTCTCATCAGACATAGAGCTGGCCCCAACTGAACTAATGATAGAAGAAGCTCCAAAGGATGCTACACCTATAATGCAGAAGGTGGCAGACTGTATGTGCTCTACCCTTGCATCTCCTGTACCTGATGCTGATCCTCCCTTGTCAGAAAGTAAGTCCCAATTAAGTTCTACAGAGTTTAGACCTCAAGAGCAGATGAGGATAAGTCGTGTTGTTGAATCTCCAATTTTGGAAACACCTGGAATGCAGGAAAGTGAGACAACTGAAGAACAGGAATTAAAATGTGTTGTTTTGAATGGAAGTTCTGTAGAAGATACAGAGGAACAGACTTCTCAATGTGTAAAGAAGAGCATAAATACTCCAGATGtttgttcagaaaataataGTAGAACAAAAGTTCTATCTTCAGACCACTTTCAGGGTTCCTTAATGGAGGGGAAGCTGCACTGGAATGTATCTCCATTGTTAAGTTCTATCCATTGTGAAGCTGCCTGCTTGACGATAGTGGATGAGACACTTCCAGAAGAAATTGATAACATAGATTCCAACAAATCTGCAAGGTCAGAGTCTGATTTTGATATAATGGACAGCATGTATGTAACAAGTAGTTCAAAAAATGAGGGGGatattaaaaaatcaaagctaGATCTACAGTCCCTGTTCAACACATataaagcactggaaaaggctGTATCTGGAAGTGAAGAGGAGCTGCATCAAACACATAATGGAGGTGAATCTGTAAGTTGTAGATCAGACCAAAGTATTGCAccagaaaaaagagagagagatgaattGTGCAGTCCTCTAGAACTCTTCTGCTTGGATGAAGAATTTACCAAGACACCATCGCCAATATCtcttaatgaaagaaaatattccctGTCATCTTTGCTGTTATCTAGTCAACGTCTGGAGGAAATGGCATCAATGGTACACGAAATCCCATTAGACTTACTACGTAAATTGAAGG atgaaGAGCAATTAAATGAGAAGCCGGGCACAAAGGAACCATCATCAGGATAG